In Pseudomonadota bacterium, one DNA window encodes the following:
- a CDS encoding MOSC domain-containing protein, translated as MGHVEAVCTSHKKGIVKKSQAQVRCRKDWGIEGDAHAGDWHRQISLLAGESIDTVKETLPTLKDGAFAENIITRGVALSALKIGDRLQVGPEVVLEITQIGKECHNSGCAIKKATGDCIMPKEGLFSKVVKGGEIKANDRIVPVD; from the coding sequence ATGGGACATGTTGAAGCAGTCTGTACCAGCCACAAAAAGGGAATTGTTAAAAAATCCCAGGCCCAGGTCCGGTGCAGGAAAGATTGGGGGATAGAAGGCGACGCCCATGCCGGAGACTGGCACCGGCAGATATCTCTGTTAGCCGGAGAAAGCATTGATACCGTAAAAGAAACTCTGCCGACCCTGAAAGACGGTGCCTTTGCCGAAAATATCATCACCAGGGGGGTCGCTCTTTCCGCCCTGAAGATCGGCGACCGTCTGCAGGTCGGGCCAGAAGTTGTTCTCGAAATCACCCAGATCGGCAAGGAATGTCATAACAGCGGCTGTGCTATCAAAAAGGCCACCGGCGACTGCATCATGCCGAAGGAAGGGCTTTTCAGCAAGGTGGTGAAGGGAGGCGAGATTAAAGCCAACGATCGGATTGTTCCGGTGGATTAG
- a CDS encoding molybdopterin molybdotransferase MoeA codes for MISIDQALDIIKKNLFILDSEEIDLENSPGRVLAADFLAPEPSPRFSNSAMDGFAVRFADIAGASAESPASLKVIGESQAGIPYTGQPEEGCCIRISTGAVLPEGFDTVVRVEDTESGDAGVLVKTASRKGKDVRFIGEEYQTGECLLRQGQHLSARHISILAAAGAARVSVFRRPRVALLVTGSELTSVGEAPGPGQIRDSNRLMLGAAVSEAGGVVVHSAIAGDDLAATVQAIEATFADAPDILLCAGGVSVGPHDHVKEAAVRAGFTEHFWRIRQKPGKPLFFAGKEKTLFFGLPGNPVSAYMCFCHYLRPLFAAISGQPWEYTSFTAVAAEEISNRGRRPNLVRVTCIHTPGELPKARAVGQQGSHMISSIVAADGYVLVDSETVIKGGTPIEVTTLP; via the coding sequence ATGATATCTATTGATCAGGCACTTGATATTATTAAGAAAAATCTATTCATCCTGGACAGTGAAGAGATTGATCTCGAGAATTCTCCTGGCCGGGTCCTGGCCGCTGATTTTCTCGCTCCGGAACCTTCCCCCCGTTTCAGCAACTCGGCCATGGACGGCTTTGCGGTCAGATTTGCCGATATTGCCGGGGCGAGCGCTGAGTCGCCGGCCTCACTCAAGGTAATCGGTGAAAGCCAGGCGGGAATTCCGTATACCGGTCAACCCGAAGAGGGGTGCTGTATCAGGATCAGCACCGGCGCCGTACTGCCGGAGGGATTTGACACCGTGGTCAGGGTCGAAGATACCGAAAGTGGCGACGCCGGAGTTCTGGTCAAAACCGCCTCCCGGAAGGGAAAGGACGTCAGGTTTATCGGCGAGGAGTACCAGACCGGGGAATGCCTGCTCCGGCAAGGCCAACATCTTTCGGCCAGGCACATTTCAATTCTTGCCGCTGCTGGAGCTGCCAGGGTTTCAGTCTTCCGTCGTCCCCGGGTGGCTCTGCTCGTGACCGGCAGCGAACTCACCTCCGTGGGAGAGGCTCCCGGTCCCGGCCAGATCAGGGATTCGAACCGACTCATGCTCGGCGCGGCGGTATCTGAGGCGGGCGGGGTAGTTGTTCATTCCGCCATTGCAGGTGATGACCTGGCCGCAACGGTTCAGGCGATTGAAGCGACTTTTGCTGATGCGCCGGATATTCTGCTCTGCGCCGGCGGGGTCTCGGTCGGCCCCCACGATCATGTGAAAGAGGCAGCAGTCAGAGCAGGTTTCACCGAGCATTTCTGGCGAATCAGACAAAAACCGGGGAAACCTCTTTTCTTTGCCGGAAAAGAAAAAACATTATTTTTCGGCCTGCCCGGAAACCCGGTCTCCGCCTACATGTGTTTCTGTCATTACCTGCGGCCGCTGTTCGCTGCGATCTCCGGTCAACCCTGGGAGTATACGTCTTTCACCGCAGTTGCCGCCGAAGAGATCAGCAACAGGGGGCGCCGGCCCAACCTGGTCAGAGTCACCTGTATTCATACTCCAGGAGAGCTCCCCAAGGCCCGGGCGGTCGGCCAACAGGGATCGCATATGATCTCTTCCATCGTCGCCGCCGATGGTTATGTGCTGGTCGATTCCGAAACTGTGATCAAGGGTGGAACGCCGATTGAGGTTACCACCCTGCCATAG
- a CDS encoding cold-shock protein, with amino-acid sequence MSEGTVKWFNDAKGFGFIEQDNGGDVFVHHSAIRAEGFKSLQEGARVTFDVVQGPKGPAADNVVQK; translated from the coding sequence ATGTCTGAAGGAACTGTGAAGTGGTTTAACGATGCTAAGGGTTTCGGTTTTATTGAGCAGGATAATGGTGGTGATGTTTTCGTACATCATTCAGCCATCAGAGCCGAAGGTTTTAAATCCCTCCAGGAGGGTGCACGCGTGACTTTCGATGTAGTCCAGGGTCCTAAAGGTCCTGCTGCTGACAATGTCGTTCAGAAGTAA